In the genome of Thermodesulfobacteriota bacterium, the window TTCCGTTTCGACATCCTTTCCCTCCACCTTTTCCTTAACCAATCCTTCCGAATAAAATCAAGGGAGTTTTTTTCGGTTCTTGCAATGGGAGTCGAAATCTCTTAAGGTGGGGGCAGGCTCATGGGAGTTTGGGTCGATCTCTACCAGAGACGCTTCTATTATGGATGGGTCATCGTCGCCCTGGCCTCGATCTCCATGGCCTTCTGGTATGCTTTTCGGACCTCCTTCTCTCTCTTCTTCGTGGCCTTGATCGACCACTTTCAATGGAGTCGTGCCGAGACCGCCGGGGTCCAATCCCTCGGGATGCTGGTTTACATGGTGATGGCTCCTCTGGTGGGCTACCTGGTCGACCGGATCGGACCTCGAAGGGTCCTCCTTCCCGGCGTCCTGCTGATGGGATTGGGCCTCCTCCTCTGCACCCAGATCGACTCCCTCTTCGATTTCTATTTCTATTTCGGAATCATCGCAGGGGTCGGGGTCACCTGTCTCAGCATCTCTCCCTTTACAGCCCTCCTTTCCCACTGGTTCGAAAAAAAACGGGGAACGGCCAATGGCCTTGCCAGCCTGGGCATCGGGTTGGGCCCTCTCGTCTTTGCCCCCCTCCTTCAATATCTGATCCAAGCCAGGGGGTGGGCGTTTGCTTTTTCGATCTTTGGCCTGCTCGTCTTTGCCATTCCCCTTCCCTTGATCGCCCTTTTCTTGAGGCATAGACCTGAAGACCTCGGACTTCATGTCGACGGGGTGTCCTCCCCTCCCTGCCCGACGCCCCGAAGAGAACGGTGGCCCGAAGGCCAGCCAGGGCTCAAGGAGCTGATACCGTCCTTGAGATTTTGGTCCTTCTTGCTCTTCCCCTCCTTGGCGATCTTTAGCGTATACATCGTCATGGTTCACCATGTGCGTTACTTGATCGACCTTGGGATAGACCGGATCGAGGCCGCCTCCCTTTTGGCCTCCATAGGAGCCCTCTCGGCTGGATTTCGATTCTTCTGGGGGTGGATTTCCGACCGGTGGGGCCGAGAGAGGACCTACACCTCTGGGGTGATCTGCCTGGCTTTGGGCATCCTTTTTCTGATTCTTTTTCAGCCCCTCTCCCTTCCCTTCCTCCTCTATCTTTTTGCCCTCCTCTTCGCGGCGGGTTGGGGGTCCATGGCCCCGATGTTCATGTCCATTGCGGGCGATCTCTATAAGGGAAGACGTTTCGGGTTGATCTACGGGATGCTCGAGGGCATGATCGGGATCGGTGCGGCGGCCGGGGCCTGGGTGGCGGGACTCCTTTTCGACCGAACCCAAACCTATCTCTATTCTTTTCTCCTGGCGATCCTCGCCTCCCTCGCCTCCCTCCTCTTGGTCTGGCACGTGGCCCCCCGAAAGTATCGAAGAGATCCCACCGCTCTCCCCTGCTGATCCTCTCTTTGCCAACCTCGCCCCTTATGTGATAAGATTCAAACGTTAAAGAAGGAGGAGCGATGGAAACACAGGACCGATATACATCCCTCCGGCAGGACGTGAGGAGGATCGTGGCGGAGGAGGTCAAACATAGGGCGAGAGAGATCGAGGAGAGCGACCAGTTTCCCTTCGATATGGCAAATCGATTTTTTGAGGAAGGATATCTTCAACTCCTGATTCCGAAGGAGATGGGGGGCCAACAGGGGGATATCACCTCCTTCTGCATCCTCGCCGAAGAGGTGGCCAAGGTTTCGGCCTCGCTCTCCCTTCTGATCATCGTCCAGAGCGTCGGGACCCTACCGGTCCTGATCGCCTCCGATGACAGGCAGCGGCGCCTTCTCTGTTCTCAGATCGTTAAGGACCGCCTCATCATGGCCTTCTGCCTCACCGAACCCCACGCGGGATCTGATGTGGCCTCCCTCCAGATGAAGGCGACCCGGCAGGGCGAGGGTTATCTCCTCAACGGAAAAAAGAGCTTTGTCACCAACGGAGGGATAGCCGATCGGTATGTGGTCTTCGCCAAAACCGACCCCAGCCGGGGGAGGCGAGGGATCTCGGCCTTTTACATCGAGAAAGATCGAAAGGGATTGTCCTTCAGCCCCAAGGATGACAAGATCGGGATGAGGGGCATCCCCTCCTGCACGATCACCTTCCGGGACGTCTCCATCCCGTCTGAGCATCGGATCGGCCAAGAGGGGGAAGGGTTTAAGATCGCGATGGAGACGCTCAACCGTTCTCGACCGGCCATCGGGGCCCAGGCCCTGGGGATCGCGGAAAGTGCCATGGAGGTGGCCGTCGTCTTCGCCATGAGACGGAGGCAATTTGGGAAACCCATCGCTAAACTCGAAGGCATGCAGTTCATGCTGGCCGAAATGGCCACCCTCATCGAATCGGCCAAAGCCCTCGTCTACAAGGCGGCTCATCACCTTGACCACGGGCTACCCCATGCGACCAAGTATTCGGCCATGTGCAAATACTTCGCCTCGGACGTGGCCATGAAGATCGCCACCGATGCCGTTCAGATCCTCGGGGGATATGGCTGCTTGAGAAACAGCAACCTCGAGAGGACGATGCGGGATGCCAAGATCACCCAAATCTATGAAGGAACCAACCAAGTCCAGCGCTTTGTCGTCGCCGAACAGCTCATCAAGGAGTATCTCGAAACCTACGGAACCCAGAGGGACTGGGTAGAATTTTTTTGAGCTTGGAGAAAAAGGGGGGAGAGATCTGACCAAGCCTATTCTCATCATCGAGGATGAAAAGGACATCGCCGATCTGATCGAATACCATCTGACCCAATCGGGGTTCCAGGTCCTCCAGACCCAGAGCGGTCCCTCCGGACTGGAGCAGGCCAGAAGGCTTCGCCCTGCCCTCATCGTCCTTGACCTGATGCTTCCGGGCATGGATGGGAGAGATCTCTGCCGTGCTTTGAAATCGGATCCCGCCACCCGGTCGATTCCCATCGTCATGCTCACCGCCAAGGCGGAGGAGGTGGATCGCATCGTGGGCTTCGAAATCGGGGCGGATGATTACGTCACCAAACCTTTCAGCCCGAGGGAGTTGGTCCTCCGGATCAAAGCGATCCTGAGAAGGAAGACCGAACCCGGGGAAGCCGAAAAGGTCATCCAGGTGGAAGACCTGCTGATCGATGTGGAACGCCATGTCGTTTCCCTCAAGGGGAAGCCGATCCCTTTGACCTCTACCGAGTTCAAACTCCTTCTCGAATTGGCCTCCCATCGCGGTCGGGTCAAAACCCGCCAATATCTCCTCGATCGGGTATGGGGGTACACCTACGAAGGCTACGCACGCACCGTCGACACCCACATTCGGCGATTGAGGGAGAAGCTCGGACCGGCAGGCGACTGGATTGAAACCATTCGGGGCGTGGGTTACCGGTTTCGGGAAGAGGAAGAATGAGGATCCAGATCAAGGGACGCGGGCTGGCCCGGGTGGGCATGACCTTTTTCCTCTTCCTCCTCCTCCAATGGGGGATGATCACGTTCCTCCGAATGTCCTTCCCTCTGTCTTCTTTGGTCAGCTTGATCGTGCTCACCCCCCTGGCCTACCTCTTCCTGATGCCTTCCCAAAAAAATCGCCCCCCCTCTTCGGGACCGAGCGATCCATCCGAAAAAACCGGACCGGACCTCCTTCAAGAAATCTTCAGGGAGAAGGAGTATCTCCAAATCATCTTGAAAGGCATGACCGAAGGGGTCTTGGTGGTCGATGGGGAGGGCCGCATCCAGATGGTGAACGAAGCCTTGCAAAGGTTCTTTCCGCTTCCCCCGGAGGTGGTCGATAAAACCCCCTTGGAGGTGATCCGAAACGTCGAGTTGGCGGAGGCCTTCCGACAGGCCCTCACCGAAGGAAAGACGACCTCCTTCGAATTGGCCCTCCCTTCCTTCCCCGAGAAATGGTTCGAGGTCACCGTCGTTCCCATCCCTTCGACGCCCTCTCCCTCTAAAACCGGCCGAAAACGCGGTGGGGCGATCGGCGTCTTTCACGATATCAGCCGGCTCAAGAAGCTGGAGCGAATTCGGCAGGACTTCGTGGCCAATGTCTCCCATGAGTTGCGCACCCCTTTGACGACCATCAAAGGTTATGCCGAAACGCTCCTCGAGGGGGCCTTGAAGGAGGAGGTGGCCTACTCCTTTGTCGAGGTCATCAAAAAACATACCGACCGGTTGACCCAGATCGTGGAGGACCTCCTCACCCTTTCGAAGATCGAGTCCAAAGAGTTCCACCTCGCCCCCGAACCCCTTTCGCTCTCAGAGGCCCTGGAGGAGGCTTGGGAGTCGATCGAGGTCTCGGCCCGTAAAAAGAAGATCTCTCTCGTCAAACCCGAGGGGTTAGGGGAGGTCGTGGTCCAGGCGGACCGGAAGTATCTGACCCAGATTTTGATCAACCTCCTCGATAATGCCATCAAATATAATCGGGAGGGGGGGGAAGTCAGAATCGAGGTGGCCCGGAGGGGAGGCAAGGAATTCCAGATCTCCATCCATGACAACGGGATCGGCATTCCCAAGGAGGACCTTCCGAGGATCTTCGAACGCTTCTACCGAGTCGATAAAGGGAGGTCGAAGGAGTTAGGGGGAACAGGATTGGGCCTGTCCATCGTCAAACATCTGGTCCAGGCCCACGGGGGCACCGTCTGGGCGGAGAGTCAGCTGGAGAAAGGATCGACCTTCCACTTCACCCTTCCCTGCGACCCTCAGAGATTTTGAAAGAGATCCTTTACCCGTTCGAAATCCGATTCGGCGATGTGGACGACGAACAGGGCCTCGGGCTGTTCTTCCATGGCCGACCCGTAAATATAGTCTATGTTGACCTTGGCCTCTCCAAAGCGACTGGCGACCCGGCCGAGCATTCCCGGACGGTTGAGCAGCCGGAAAACCAGAACCTCATCCAGATGGACGAGGTGATTGGCCTCGAGGAGCACCTTCTCGGCCACTTCGGGTTTATCCACCAAGATTCGAATCAACGAGTAATCCGCAGAGTCTTTCAAGATGCCCCGATAGCTCTCGGCCAGGGCAATGCGTCGCCCCGTCTTCTCCCTCATATTAAAAAGCTCTTTGACCGAATCCTTCGCATTCTGGATGCTCATCGCCAAGATGTTGATATGGGCCTCCTTCAAGATCTGGCACATCTTGGCCAGTTCTCCGGGAGCATTGTTCAGTATGACCGAAAGTTGGGTCCTCCTCTCCATCTCCCCTCACCTCGTTTCTTCCCCCCGATGCGGTGGAACATAACCGATTTCGCCCCCCGAGGTCAAGAAAGGCGAAGGCCCCCCTTCAGGAGAATTTCACGTCCCCGTCACTCCTTTGTAACAATCAAGAGGTAAGCTGACCCTAATGAACAGATGGCTTCGATGCGATCTCCACATCCACACCACCTGGAGCGACGGCGAGTTGCCTCTGGACCGGGTCATTCGACTTTACGGGGAAGCGGGGTTCGACGCCATCGCCATCACCGATCACCTCTTCGACACCCAGTCCCCCAGGAGCCTCGAAATCTACGAGGAGGGCAAATCGGTTCAGGACCTCAATCGCTATTTTAAATCGATCGACGAGATGGCCAAGAAAGCGAGGGAGGCCTATGACCTCCTGATCCTCCCGGGCTTAGAAATCTGCAACTTAGTCGAAGATTATCACATCCTCGGGATCGACTTAAGAGAGGGGGTCAATCCGAATCAGTCCGCAGAAGAGGTCATCCGTCAAATCCACGAGCAGGGTGGCCTGGCCATCGCCTCCCATCCCCCTCTGAAGCTCTCTTATTTTCTCAACGGAGATCTCGAATCCCTTCATCGCCATCCCCTTCGCCTCTGGACGCATCGAGACCGCTATGCCGGTCAGATCGACGCCTGGGAGATCGGAAACGGCGAAGACCTGTTTGGAGATGTGGGATTGGAACGATTCCCCTATCTGGCCAACTCCGATTTTCACAAACCCCATCACCTCTACTCCTGGAAATCGCTCATTTTCGCAGAAAAAGAGAAGGAGAGTCTCAAGAAGGCCATCGGGGCGAAGCAGGTGGCGATCTTCTTCTTTGAAAATCCACAACGGCAAGGGAGGGCCTTCCTGGGGAAGAGGCCCACTCCTTCCAAAACCAGGGGAGGCCAAATGGCGCAAACCAATCGCGGGAAAATCTTGATCGCGGACGACGAGAAGGATCTGGTCGAAATGCTGGCCTATCATTTCGAGCGGAGGGGGTATCAGGTCCTCAAAGCCTTCGATGGGTATGAGGCCTGGGAAAAGATCACCTCCGAGCCTCCCGATCTTCTGATCCTCGATCTGATGATGCCCCATCTGGATGGGTGGGAACTCTGCCGGCTAATCCGCCAGAGCGAGCACGGGCCCACCCGGAGCATCGGGATCCTGATGCTGACCGCGCGGGCGATGGAGGAGGACAAGATCCAAGGGCTCGAAATGGGAGCCGATGACTACCTCTCCAAACCCTTCTCCCTAAATGAGCTGATGTTACGCGCGGAAAAGCTGGTAGGGAAGAAGCGATCCTTTGATCAATTGCAGGAGGAGAGAAAGAACCTTCAGACGGCTCTGGAGGTGAAGGAGGCCCAGGTGAAACAGGTGGTCCACGATTTGAAGTCCCCTCTCCTGTCGATCGGATGTTCTGCTAAACGAATGCTCCGTCGCACGGAGGACCCGGAGACGGCCCAGATCCTTCGGTCCATCCTCGACGGAAGCCTCCACCTGACCCGCTGGATCGACGAGATCCTCCTGTCCCAAAATCTGAGGGAATCCAACTGGAAGGACTTCTGCCGGGAGGTCGAGGGAAGGTCACTCGTCCAGGAAGCCATCCGCCTCCTCCACATGATGGCTGAAGAAAAAGGGGTGGAGATCGCCTTTTGCGCTCCCCCTCCCTATCTGAAACTCTCCCTCCACGAGCCCCTGATGCTTCGGGCCTTGGTCAACCTCCTTGCCAATGCCATAAGATACTCGCACCCGGGAGGGAAGGTGGAAGTGACCCTCCGTCACTATTTGAACCGAAGGGGTTCGGGCGTGATGGAGCTGACGATTCAGGACCACGGGGTGGGCATCCCGGAAGAGGACCTGGGAAAGATCTTCGAACCCTACTACCGGGGGAAGAACGTTCGGGACGGAGAGGGAAGGGGCATCGGACTGACCTTCGCCAAAGAGGTCATCGAGTTACATGGGGGAAAGATCCTGGTTCAGAGCGAACTGGGAAAGGGAAGCACGTTTTATCTCTTGTTACCCATCCGGGAGGCGCCACAAGAGGCCCCCGAAAGCATCGGTCCGTCGCCCTCGGACCCTCATCTCACCCCTTCGTGAAGACGAGGAGGGCTCTGAAGAGATTTTAGAACGATTGAGGCTCCTCCTCTGAGTCCCGCTCTCGAAACCGGTATCCGACCCCCCTGACCGTCTCGATACGGTCTCTCTCAGGTCCAAGCTTGTCTCTCAATCGCCGGACATGGGTATCCACGGTCCTTGCATAACCTTCGTAGGTGTATCCCCAGACCCGATCGAGGAGCACCTCCCTCGTCAGCACCCTTCCCCTCTTCGAGACCAGCTCAACCAGGAGTTTAAATTCGGTATGGGTCAACGGGACGGGTTTCTTGCCGACCATGACCCGGTGCCTCTCCACGTCAATCACCAGATCGCCGATCTCAAAAAGTGTTTCGCCCTCCTCCTGGGTCTGCTTTCGATTCAGGATCGCCTTGACCCTCAGGACCAGTTCTTTGGGACTGAAGGGTTTGGTGACGTAATCGTCGGCGCCCAATTCGAATCCGACGATGCGATCCACCTCTTCCGCCTTCGCGGTAAGGATCAAGATCGGGATGGAACGGGTGGAGGGATTGGCCTTCATCGCCCGACAGATCTCTTTCCCATCCATGTCCGGGAGCATCAAGTCTAAGATGATGAGGGGTGGCTTGGACCGTTTGACCTGTTCAAGGGCGGTCGTCCCGTCGGGGGCCGTGGCGATGGGAAACCCAGCTTGTCTGAACTGATATTCCACCAATCGCGCAATATCCGGGTCATCCTCGACAACCAGAATGGGATTCATTGCGCCAGGCACTCCTCATTCTTGGGAAAAAGGTCGGTTTAGTTTTCCACAGACCCATCCATGGGCAAGGGAAAGGAGGCGTCTTAGCAAACTGGGAAGGCTGATCCATACCCTCAGCAATCTCAGGCGCCCCAAAAGGGTAAGGAAAAGGGGATGGCGCTCGATAGCCCCTCTCATGCGCCCACCCCTTTCCGGTTCGTTCATACCCGATCCTCTTTACAGAAATGTTTCATTCCGATGAAATTTTGATGGCGTGGGAAGCGCAATTTGAAACCCGATGGGATGGAGGTCTCCTTGGGAGGTGCTTCGGAACGAAATTGCCATCCAATGGTCACCTGATTGTCACATAAGGAGGTTAGGACATTCCTAAAAAGGGTCTTCCCCTCAGGAAAGGAGCGGGAGATGGAAAAAATTAAGGTTCTTTTTATCTGTGCCCATAACAGCGCCCGCAGCCAGATGGCCGAGGCATGGGCCAATCATCTCTGTGGCGATTGGATTGAGGCCGACAGCGCCGGCCTCGAACCCGGGACCCTCAACCCATTGGCGATCGAGGTGATGAGAGAGGTCGGGATCGATATCTCCCATAAAAAGCCCAAGAGCGTCTTCGAGCTGGTCAAGGCAGGAAAACTCTATGCTTATGTCATCACCGTCTGCGATGAGGCCAGTGCTGGCCGTTGCCCGGTCTTTCCAGGGGTGACCAAGCGCCTGCACTGGAGCTTTCCCGACCCCGCGGAACTGACCGGAACAGAAGAGGAAAGATTGGAGAGGGTGAGGAAGATCCGGGATGACATCTGTGGGGCCGTCGAAGAGTTCTGTCAAATGGTGAGGGGCAAGAGGTAAGCGGTCCGCGTGGGGACGAAATCGGCCGAAGGGGCTTGGATGCCTCAGGCCTCCGATTTCAAGCAGGTCTCGATCACGGCCCTTAAATTTTCTCTTGACTCCCCGAGATGACGGAAGTATCGGTTTCGAAGCTCCATGATGAACATTCCCTCGTAGGAGGGAAGGTAAACGGACAAGAGGTCGGCGATCGGGATCTCCCCCCACCCCACCGGCATGTGGGCGTCCCCCCGTCCGAAGGGGATTTGATGGGTTTGGATCTTCTCATGGTAATAGATAGCCCCCCCGTAATTATCGTGGACATGGGTATGGGCGATAAGAGGGGCGGCGGCCCGGACAGCCTCCACCGGGTCAAAGCGATAAAAGAGGGCGGCCATATAGAGATGGCCTAAATCCAGATTGATCCTGACATTGGGCCTGCCGATCCGGGTGACCTGATCAAGTAGCCACTCCATCTTCTCGCCATAACAATAGGGACTATGATGGAGGTAGGGCCTGGCGTTTTCGATACAGATCACGATCTGGGGGTATTCCTCCGAAAGCCGTAAGATCCGTTCCCTCTCGATCTCCATTAAACGATCGGCCACCTGCTTAGGGAGGGGGGTGCCGTTACGAACGGGGAAGGTCTCTTCGGGAACGAATCGGCCCGCGTGGTAGACCAGAATACGGGATCCGATGGACAGGGTAAATTCGAGGCTCGCCTTGAAGACCGAATAGTGGATCTCCGGATTCCACTGGTCCATCAAATTTAATGGGTTGGGGCTATGGACGCTGTAGGAAAAATCGAAGTCGTTTAGAATCCGTTGGACCTCTCGAAACCTCCGCTCATCCGGAAGGCCTCCTTTGATGGCATCGACCCCGTGGACCGGAATCTCCACCGCTTCCATCCCAAGGTCGGCAAAGTGCTGAAGGTCCCTCCGCAGGGCCTCCAGGTCTCCGTCGATCCGAACCTCATCGATCTTGCAACCGATCTGGAACAAGGCCACCTCCCGTTCAAACCCTTACCTAAAATATTTTCAAACCCCTTTTCCATACGCCCTTGATCACCGGGATGGGGGGCTCCCATCTCACCTGGAGGAGATCGGCCCGCTTTCCCTCCTCAATCGCCCCACGGTCCCTGAGGTCCGATACCTGGGCGGGATGGAGCGTCACGGTCGCCACAGCCTCGGGCAAGGAGAGGCCCAACTCTTGATAGAGGAGATAGGCGCCGTGAAGGAGACTGGAGGGGACATAATCCGACGAGAGGAGGTCGAGCAACCCTCTTTTGCCTAACTCCCTCGCAGAGACATTGCCCGAATGGGATCCCCCGAGGATGAGGTTGGGAGCGCCCATCAGAATCCTCAATCCGAAGGATCGGGCCGCCTTGGCGGCCTCGATCGTCGTGGGAAATTCACAAAGGACGATCCCCTCGGAGGCGGCCTCGGCGACATGCTCGGAGGTGGTATCGTCGTGGCTTGCGACCGGCAGCTGGCGCTCTTTGCAGAGCCCCAAGATGGCCTTTCTGTGACGGGAGGCATAGAGTCTCTGATTCGACTGCCGGGTCTCGATCAACCGCCTCATCTCCTCATCGCTCAGACCATACCTTCCCTGATAATACTGGACCATCTTCGCCAGGCTGGTGAACTGTCGTTGTCCCGGGGTATGATCCATCAAGGAGACCAGTTTCACCAAGGGATGGGGAACCAGTCTCTCGAAGATCTCGAGGGTATGGGGATAACCGACCTCGCACCGAAGGTGCAACAGGTGATCCGCCCTGAGGAAACCCCGCTCCTGGGCGGCCAAAACCGCCGACATCATTTCGTCGAGGTCCCTCATTCGGGTGCTGTTCTCCACGAGGTCTCCGATGGCCAGGGCGTCGAAGACGGTCGTGATGCCTGCCGTCACCACGGCCGCGTCGTGGGAAAGGATCGCCGCCAAGGGGGGCCATCTCACCCCGGGCCGTGGGACCACGTGGGTCTCGAGGTGGTCGGTATGGAGTTCGATCAGGCCCGGGAGAAGAAAATCGCCCTCCAAATCGATCGCCTGGGGCAGATGACTCCTTCCCGTATCCACCGCCTCGATAAGGCCTCGGCGGACCAGGAGGGTCCCCTCAAACACCTCCTTCGGTGTCACGATCCTCGCACGGGTCAGGATCACTTCATGGCTCATGACCAAATCCCCTCGTCCACCATCACCCTCCGGGTGGAGACGGCCTCCCTCACCTCCCGGTCATGAAAGACCCCTACGATCGCCGCTCCCCTCGCCTTTGCCTCTTCGATGAATTGAACGACGATTCGGCGATTCGTCTCGTCCAGTGAGGCGGTCGGCTCGTCGAGAAGGAGAATCGGATAAGGGAAGATGAAGCCCCTGGCCAGGTTGACCCTCTGCTGTTCCCCTCCGGAGAAGGTCGTGGGTGAAACGTTCCAAAGTCGTTCGGGAAGGTTGAGACGCCTTAGGAGAACCATGGCCTGATGGCGGCCCTCCTCCTTTGTCGCCCCGGCACGCCAAAGCGGCTCGGCAACGACATCGACAGCAGGAACCCTCGGGATCACGCGAAGGAATTGGCTCACATAGCCGAGGGTGTGCTTTCGAATATCGTAAACCTGCCAGGGCTCAGCCCTAAAGAGGTCCACCCAGTTCTCCCGATGGTAGACCCAGACCTTCCCGTCGTTTGGCTGATAATTTCCATAGAGGATCCGAAGCAGGGTGCTCTTCCCGATGCCCGAAGGGCCGCAGAGGGCCACACATTCGCCCGCGCCGACCTCCAGGTCGACTCCCTTCAGCACAGGGAGGTTGAGCCCCCCCTGAAGGTGGAGCACGAAGGTCTTGATGACTCTCTCTGCCCGTAATCTTAGATCCATATCCCGATCCGCCCCCTCCCCCTCAGGCTTGAAGTACCGAGGAGACGAGAAGCTGTGTATAAGGATGGTGAGGGTCGTCCAGAACCTGATCGGTCAGGCCGGCCTCCACCACCTCTCCATCCTTCATGACCAACAGGCGGTGGGCCAGAAGCCTCGCCACCGAAAGATCATGGGTCACGAGGACCAGGGAGAGATTTAACTCGGCCACCAATCTCCGGAGCAGGTCGAGGAGCCGGGCCTGGACCGAGACATCCAGCCCTCCGGTCGGCTCGTCCATGAGGACGAGGCGTGGGGAGGTGACCAGGGTCCTTGCAAGCTGAAGTCTCTGGAGCATTCCGCCCGAGAAGGTCTCGGGAAGGTCCGTCGCTCGGGTCGGGTCGATCTCCACCCGGTCGAGCCACCGGAGGACTTCCTCCCTGATCCTCCCGTAATGGCGCTCCCCCAGGGCCATCAACCGCTCTCCGATATTGGCCCCAGCACTGACCTTCATGCGAAGGCCCTCCCTCGGATTCTGCCTCACCATCCCCCATTCCGTTCGCATCAGATGACGCTTTTTGGATTCAGGGATCTGGCCGAGGTCAACCCAACCCTCCCCCTCCATCCGGTAGAGGATTTGTCCTCCAGAGGGTTCGACTTGATGAGAGATGGCATGGAGGAGGGTCGTCTTGCCCGATCCCGACTCCCCCACGATCCCCAGGACCTCTCCGGGCCAGAGGTCGAAGGAGATCCTCCAGCATCCGAGACGGGGACCATATAATTTCGAAAGATTCACCACCCTCAAAATAGGATCGGGTTCCTTGGGCACGACCCTGCCTCTCATGGGGAATCCTTTTTCAGGGCCGACGATCGGGCTCCGACGATCTTGGGAGAAAAGGCCGGTGGCCGTGGGGAGGTGGTCCTCCGGCCCTGGCAATAGTCTGTGTCGGAACAGACGAAGAGTCGGCTTCCATGGTCATCTAAGATGATTTCGTCCAAGTAGCTCTCCCTCGATCCGCAGAGGGCGCAGCACTCCTCCCAACGTTCGATCTCGAAGGGATGATCCTCGAAATCGAGGCTTTTGACCGAGGTATAGGGAGGGATGGCATAGATCCGTTTTTCCCGGCCCGCGCCAAAGAGTTGGAGGGCGGGCATGTGGTCCATCTTGGGGTTATCGAATCTCGGGATGGGAGAGGGGCTGGCGATATAACGTTGATGGACCAGAACAGGATACATGAAGGCGGTGGCGATCCGGCCATGGAGGGAAATGTCCTCGTAGAGTTTGACATACATCAAGCCGTAATCGGCCAGGGCGTGCATCTTTCGGGTCTCTGGCTCCCTGGGTTCGAGGAACCTCAGGGGCTCTGGGATGGGCACCTGATAGATGAGGATCTGCCCCTCCCGGAGAGGTGTCTCGGGGATTCGGTGTCGGGT includes:
- a CDS encoding arsenate reductase ArsC, which codes for MEKIKVLFICAHNSARSQMAEAWANHLCGDWIEADSAGLEPGTLNPLAIEVMREVGIDISHKKPKSVFELVKAGKLYAYVITVCDEASAGRCPVFPGVTKRLHWSFPDPAELTGTEEERLERVRKIRDDICGAVEEFCQMVRGKR
- a CDS encoding sugar phosphate isomerase/epimerase; the encoded protein is MFQIGCKIDEVRIDGDLEALRRDLQHFADLGMEAVEIPVHGVDAIKGGLPDERRFREVQRILNDFDFSYSVHSPNPLNLMDQWNPEIHYSVFKASLEFTLSIGSRILVYHAGRFVPEETFPVRNGTPLPKQVADRLMEIERERILRLSEEYPQIVICIENARPYLHHSPYCYGEKMEWLLDQVTRIGRPNVRINLDLGHLYMAALFYRFDPVEAVRAAAPLIAHTHVHDNYGGAIYYHEKIQTHQIPFGRGDAHMPVGWGEIPIADLLSVYLPSYEGMFIMELRNRYFRHLGESRENLRAVIETCLKSEA
- a CDS encoding alpha-D-ribose 1-methylphosphonate 5-triphosphate diphosphatase, whose amino-acid sequence is MSHEVILTRARIVTPKEVFEGTLLVRRGLIEAVDTGRSHLPQAIDLEGDFLLPGLIELHTDHLETHVVPRPGVRWPPLAAILSHDAAVVTAGITTVFDALAIGDLVENSTRMRDLDEMMSAVLAAQERGFLRADHLLHLRCEVGYPHTLEIFERLVPHPLVKLVSLMDHTPGQRQFTSLAKMVQYYQGRYGLSDEEMRRLIETRQSNQRLYASRHRKAILGLCKERQLPVASHDDTTSEHVAEAASEGIVLCEFPTTIEAAKAARSFGLRILMGAPNLILGGSHSGNVSARELGKRGLLDLLSSDYVPSSLLHGAYLLYQELGLSLPEAVATVTLHPAQVSDLRDRGAIEEGKRADLLQVRWEPPIPVIKGVWKRGLKIF
- the phnL gene encoding phosphonate C-P lyase system protein PhnL yields the protein MDLRLRAERVIKTFVLHLQGGLNLPVLKGVDLEVGAGECVALCGPSGIGKSTLLRILYGNYQPNDGKVWVYHRENWVDLFRAEPWQVYDIRKHTLGYVSQFLRVIPRVPAVDVVAEPLWRAGATKEEGRHQAMVLLRRLNLPERLWNVSPTTFSGGEQQRVNLARGFIFPYPILLLDEPTASLDETNRRIVVQFIEEAKARGAAIVGVFHDREVREAVSTRRVMVDEGIWS
- the phnK gene encoding phosphonate C-P lyase system protein PhnK, producing MRGRVVPKEPDPILRVVNLSKLYGPRLGCWRISFDLWPGEVLGIVGESGSGKTTLLHAISHQVEPSGGQILYRMEGEGWVDLGQIPESKKRHLMRTEWGMVRQNPREGLRMKVSAGANIGERLMALGERHYGRIREEVLRWLDRVEIDPTRATDLPETFSGGMLQRLQLARTLVTSPRLVLMDEPTGGLDVSVQARLLDLLRRLVAELNLSLVLVTHDLSVARLLAHRLLVMKDGEVVEAGLTDQVLDDPHHPYTQLLVSSVLQA
- a CDS encoding alpha-D-ribose 1-methylphosphonate 5-phosphate C-P-lyase PhnJ, which codes for MKRPLSLRKRLKAETSIGAQGYNYAYLDEGTKRMIRRTLLKAIAIPGHQIPFGSREMPLPLGWGTGGIQITASLIGPEDVLKVIDQGSDDTTNAVSIKQFFVKTSGVRVTERTTEATLIQTRHRIPETPLREGQILIYQVPIPEPLRFLEPREPETRKMHALADYGLMYVKLYEDISLHGRIATAFMYPVLVHQRYIASPSPIPRFDNPKMDHMPALQLFGAGREKRIYAIPPYTSVKSLDFEDHPFEIERWEECCALCGSRESYLDEIILDDHGSRLFVCSDTDYCQGRRTTSPRPPAFSPKIVGARSSALKKDSP